The proteins below come from a single Bdellovibrionota bacterium genomic window:
- a CDS encoding YfiR family protein yields the protein MTSFSYKRLAGAGVLLSTLLVSTTSISESGPTMTELKAAMFIAIVKSVTWPETTFSKPTAPFVFGVMGDEAIAGVLSKMTEGKSVFQRRLDVRSISAPAASAREVHALLFAGISGTRAKIVLTDVGNVPILTVGDGPDFLELGGMVGLVEEDRKLRFDVNRRNLERSGLKLGSEVLSLARRVVE from the coding sequence ATGACAAGTTTTTCTTATAAACGATTGGCCGGCGCAGGAGTTCTACTGTCGACGCTCTTGGTTTCTACGACTTCCATCTCCGAATCGGGGCCCACGATGACCGAACTCAAGGCGGCCATGTTTATCGCCATCGTGAAGTCCGTGACCTGGCCCGAAACAACCTTTTCCAAACCAACGGCGCCCTTTGTTTTTGGAGTTATGGGAGACGAGGCTATCGCCGGAGTATTGAGCAAAATGACCGAAGGAAAGTCAGTCTTTCAGCGGCGCCTTGACGTACGCTCCATCTCCGCTCCAGCAGCTAGTGCGCGCGAGGTTCACGCGCTGCTGTTTGCGGGAATTTCCGGAACGCGCGCAAAAATCGTACTCACCGACGTTGGAAATGTGCCGATCCTTACGGTGGGTGACGGGCCGGATTTTCTGGAACTCGGCGGGATGGTGGGCCTTGTCGAAGAGGACCGAAAACTTCGATTCGATGTGAATCGCAGGAATCTCGAACGATCGGGCCTTAAATTGGGCTCCGAAGTCCTCTCGTTAGCTAGGAGAGTGGTGGAATAG
- a CDS encoding TonB-dependent receptor plug domain-containing protein encodes MPFSAHAESGEQKNDLSEYSLEELLRLEVTVASDRAMKARESPGILTIVTQEEIRNLGARDLIDVLRIVPGFDFGVDVLGVVGAGFRGNWAHEGKILLLVDGHPFNDRMYTNVPFGNHFPVNLIKRVEIIRGPGSAIYGGFAELAVINIVTVVAAEEEGIKVVGTSAYHADTYARQNLEIGLGNHVGDDVYVGGGAFLGFAQRGDRAFTDFAGDSYNMEGNSDLRPIHANVGFRYKTLRANFLFDDYQTTHRDGNDAVVPGGDTPNDFKSFHTGASYTHAFSDELTLTPEFRFSHQEPWKNNVLPPSDPIYYDAAVDHFGVLLKSSYRVGDNFQLVGGGEVSFDRATYAPGSSYLFPNGQQDIVYRNFAFYYESTFSAWLNMTAGMRFEKHSEFGSSFVPRIGLTKLFDPF; translated from the coding sequence GTGCCGTTTTCTGCGCACGCGGAGTCGGGGGAACAGAAGAATGATCTCAGTGAGTACAGTTTAGAGGAACTTCTGCGACTTGAAGTTACGGTTGCGTCGGATCGTGCGATGAAGGCACGCGAGTCCCCCGGAATCCTCACAATTGTTACGCAGGAGGAGATCCGTAATTTGGGAGCCCGGGATCTCATCGATGTCCTTCGGATCGTGCCCGGTTTTGATTTCGGAGTCGATGTCCTGGGGGTCGTGGGTGCCGGGTTTAGAGGAAACTGGGCGCACGAGGGGAAAATCCTGCTCCTGGTCGACGGCCATCCTTTCAACGACCGGATGTACACGAATGTACCGTTCGGAAACCATTTCCCGGTGAATCTGATCAAGCGTGTGGAAATCATCCGAGGCCCGGGATCGGCGATTTACGGCGGCTTTGCGGAGTTGGCCGTCATCAACATCGTGACCGTCGTGGCCGCCGAAGAGGAGGGCATTAAAGTCGTGGGAACCTCCGCGTATCACGCCGATACCTACGCACGTCAAAATCTTGAAATCGGTCTCGGTAACCATGTGGGGGACGACGTCTACGTCGGAGGCGGTGCGTTTCTGGGATTCGCCCAGCGCGGCGACCGGGCATTCACGGACTTCGCAGGGGATTCGTACAATATGGAAGGGAATTCAGATCTGCGACCGATCCACGCGAACGTTGGGTTCCGCTACAAAACGCTTCGGGCGAACTTCCTGTTCGACGATTATCAAACCACGCATCGAGACGGAAACGACGCTGTCGTGCCGGGTGGCGACACGCCTAACGATTTCAAATCCTTTCATACGGGCGCGTCGTACACTCACGCGTTTTCCGACGAATTGACCCTGACACCCGAATTTCGCTTTTCGCACCAGGAGCCGTGGAAGAACAACGTTCTTCCTCCGTCCGATCCGATTTACTACGACGCCGCCGTCGATCACTTTGGAGTGCTTCTCAAGTCATCCTACCGTGTCGGAGACAACTTCCAATTGGTGGGAGGAGGCGAAGTGTCGTTCGATCGCGCGACGTACGCGCCGGGATCGAGTTATCTTTTTCCGAACGGCCAACAGGACATTGTGTACCGAAACTTTGCGTTTTATTACGAGAGCACGTTTTCGGCGTGGCTCAATATGACGGCCGGCATGCGTTTCGAAAAGCACAGCGAGTTCGGGTCATCGTTCGTCCCGAGAATCGGTCTGACGAAGCTCTTCGATCCGTTCC